Proteins co-encoded in one Holophagales bacterium genomic window:
- a CDS encoding FHA domain-containing protein — translation MSADAHRYILVVDGREIELSEGEVTLGRSRSATVRVDHESVSRSHALLSFSNGTAVLKDLNSSNGTFVAGRRILNETILRSGDRLQVGAAVLEYRLLEPTGPVERTALLTPSAVEGLPDSNGPGTESPPAPPAPAAAELEVSSPLEISADDLFRGVDDAARGGSSPAVVASAALAAVHSSGVNERPPLDLPLVDEPPPSPAPAQSAAPAAPPRRPADATLSQFPIRSSRVPPSVERPAPAIRVRKPVPPAYREATGREAAGFFPRVLATLVDAIILLALNLLLLSPVFLVLLFREAFQSADLLRDWAFLGILAGCGVMILGANLWYVIGGWARTGRTPGKALLRLSVVATGPPVPAPGIGLKSAIARFLAWNLSGALLGVGYLLVLFRKDRRALHDLVAGTRVVRTP, via the coding sequence GTGTCCGCAGACGCGCACCGCTACATCCTCGTCGTCGACGGCCGGGAGATCGAGCTCTCGGAAGGAGAAGTCACGCTCGGCCGGTCCCGCTCCGCGACGGTCCGCGTCGACCACGAGTCCGTCTCGAGGAGTCACGCGCTCCTCTCGTTCTCGAACGGGACGGCCGTCCTCAAGGACCTGAACTCGTCGAACGGAACGTTCGTCGCGGGGCGGCGGATCCTGAACGAGACGATCCTGAGGAGCGGAGATCGCCTTCAGGTGGGTGCCGCCGTCCTCGAGTACCGGCTCCTCGAACCGACCGGTCCGGTCGAGAGAACGGCGCTCCTGACCCCGTCGGCGGTCGAGGGGCTGCCGGATTCGAACGGCCCGGGAACCGAATCCCCACCCGCTCCCCCCGCCCCGGCCGCCGCGGAGCTCGAGGTGTCGTCACCCCTGGAGATCTCCGCCGACGACCTTTTCCGGGGTGTGGACGATGCCGCCCGTGGAGGCTCCTCTCCCGCCGTGGTCGCATCCGCCGCTCTCGCCGCCGTTCACAGCTCCGGAGTCAACGAGCGGCCACCTCTCGATCTTCCCCTCGTGGACGAGCCACCTCCCTCACCGGCGCCCGCGCAGTCAGCGGCTCCGGCGGCCCCTCCCAGACGGCCGGCCGATGCCACCCTCTCGCAGTTCCCCATTCGGAGCTCGAGGGTCCCTCCGTCCGTGGAACGACCGGCCCCGGCGATCCGGGTCCGCAAGCCGGTGCCGCCGGCGTACCGCGAGGCGACGGGACGCGAGGCTGCCGGGTTCTTTCCGCGCGTCCTGGCGACGCTCGTCGACGCGATCATCCTTCTCGCGCTGAATCTCCTCCTCCTGTCCCCCGTCTTTCTCGTCCTGCTCTTCCGGGAGGCTTTCCAATCGGCGGACCTCCTGCGCGACTGGGCCTTCCTCGGCATTCTCGCGGGCTGTGGCGTGATGATCCTCGGGGCGAATCTCTGGTACGTCATCGGGGGCTGGGCCCGGACGGGGCGGACGCCCGGGAAGGCTCTCCTGAGGCTGTCGGTCGTGGCAACCGGGCCGCCGGTCCCCGCTCCCGGCATCGGGCTCAAGAGCGCGATCGCCCGGTTCCTCGCGTGGAACCTCTCCGGCGCGCTCCTGGGTGTCGGATATCTCCT